Within the Streptomyces sp. NBC_00554 genome, the region TCGTCGCGGGCCTCTCGGCGCTGCTGCTCGGCGACCGCCCAACGCTGCGTACCCTCCTCACCGGTATCGCCGCCGCCCTCGGGGTCAGCCTCGTCGTGCTGCAGTCGGCGGGCGCGCTCGACCTGGTGGGCGTGCTCGCGGCGCTCGCCTCGACCGCGTCGATGTCCACCGGCACGGTGCTCACCAAGCGGTGGGGGCGGCCGGACGGGGTCGGCCCACTGGCGCTCACCGCCTGGCAGTTGACGGCCGGCGGACTGCTGATCGCGCCGGTCGCCCTCTTCGTCGAGGGCGCGCCGCCCGCGCTGGACGGCCGGGCGGTCGGCGGCTATCTGTACCTCGCGCTGGCGAACACGGCGGTCGCGTACTGGCTCTGGTTCCGCGGCATCGGCAGGCTCAGCGCCACGCAGGTGACCTTCCTCGGCCCGCTCTCGCCGCTGACGGCGGCCGTGATCGGCTGGGCGGCGCTCGGGCAGGCGCTGACGCCGGTGCAGTTGGCGGGCATGGCGGTGGCGTTCGGGGCGACGGTCTTCGGTCAGCTGAGGCCGCGCACGCCGCGCACGCCGAGTGCGGGCGTCGGACCTTTCAGTTCTCCTGAAAGGAATGCTCGAAAAGATTCGATGGACGTGACAGGTCCTGCCTTGCGACGGTAGTCGGGAACCTCCCCCGACCACCGAAAGGCAAGGGACATACGTGGCAGTCCTGGACCGGACCCGTACGCACAGTCCGAGCGGCAGCACGGCGAGAAACGGGACCGCCGGTCTCGCGCTCGCCGTCGTCGCCACGGTCGTCTGGTCCGGCAGCTTCGTCGCCGCCCGTGCCCTGCACGACAGCGTGCCGCCCGTGCAACAGGCGTTCTGGCGCTGGGTGATCGCGCTGGTGGCGGTCGCCCCGTTCGCGGCGCGTGAGGCCTGGCGGCAGCGGGCGCTCCTGCGACGCCACCTCCGCTTCGTCCTCCTGGCCGCCCTCCTCGGCGTCACCGTCTACAACACCCTGGTCAACCAGGCTGGCGTCTCCACCTCCGCGGGCAACATGGGCATGATCATGGCCGCGTCGCCGGTCCTGATGGCGGTGTACGAACGGGTCGGCGGCGTACGTCTGGGAGCGCGCCGTGTCGTCGGCATGCTGATCGCCTGCGTGGGCGTCGTGCTCCTGGTCGGCAAGGGCTCGCTGTCGATCGCGGACTTCACGACGGGCGACCTCTGGATGATCGCGGCGGCGACCTGCTTCGCGTCGTACAGCGCGCTCCTGCGCCGCAGGCCCGCCGAACTCACCGGTCTCACCTTCCTGTTCGCGACCTTCGCCCTGGGCACGGCGATGCTGCTCCCGGCGTACGCGATGAGCGTGAGCGCCGAGGGGACCTTCGCCCCCACCCGCGCGACCGTCGGCCCCCTCCTCTATGTGGGGGTCGCCTCCTCCGCCGTCGCGTTCTTCGCCTGGAACAAGGCGATCTCCCTGATCGGCGCGGCCCGCGCCGGAGCGGTCTACTACCTCCAGCCGGTGTGCGTCGCGGCCCTGTCGTACGCCGTCCTGGGCGAGCGGACGACCATGACGCAGCTGCTCTGCATGGCCTTGATCCTCGGCGGAGTCGTCCTCGGCGCCGCCCGCGGGACCCGCTGACCGGGTGTGGATAGGTTGCCGCCATGGCCGAGTACGACAGCTCCGACCGCGATGACACCTCCGACCGCGATGACAGCTACGACAGACGTGACAGGTACGACAGGTACGACAGGTGGGACATCAAGAAGCTGCGCATTCTGCGGGCTCTGCGGGAGTACGGGACCGTCACCGCGACCGCGGAGGCGCTGGTGCTCACGCCCTCGGCCGTGTCGCAGCAGCTGACGAATCTCGCCAAGCAGCTCGGGGTGCCGTTGCTGGAGGCCTCGGGGCGGCGGGTGCGGCTCACCGGCGCGGCGGAGCTCGTGCTGCGGCACGCGGAGGCGGTGTTCGAGCAACTGGAGCGGGCGGACGCGGAGTTGGCCGCGTATGTGCAGGGCGAGGTGGGGGAGGTGCGGGTGGGCGCCTTCTCGACCGCCGTGCCCGCGCTGGTCGTACCCGCCGTACGGGCGCTGGGCGAGGCGCATCCGGGGATCACCGTGCAGGTGCGGGAGGCCGAGGCGGCTCAGGCGTACGAACTGCTCGGCGCGGGCTCGGTGGACCTCGCGCTGTCGCTGGCCGCGCAGGCGCCGTCCGCGGCGGATCCGCGGTTCACCCGGGTGCCGTTGCTCGCCGATCCGCTCGATCTGGCCCTGCCGCGAGCTCATCCGCTGGCGTCGGCGCCGGCCGTGCGGCTCGCCGACTTCGCCGCCGAACCGTGGATCTTCGGCGGCAGCGGGCCATGGTCGGAGATCACCCGGGCGGCGTGCGAGGCCGCCGGGTTCAGCCCCCACCAGGGGCACTCCGCGGCCGGGTGGACGGCCATCCTGGCCATGGTCGAGGCGGGAATGGGCGTCGCCCTGGTGCCTCGGATGGCTTCCGTACGCCGGGACGGCGTCGTCATGCGGGAACTGGCCGCGGACCGTCCGCACCGGCACGTGGTCGCCGCGGTGCGCCGGGGAGCCGAGGACGCACCCGCCGTGGGCCACGTACTCGACGCCCTGCGGGACGCGGCCGCGCGGCTGGCGCCTGTCTGACGGTTCCCGGCTGCCTCGCGACGGCATGCACGTACCCCGAGGCTCGGGCGGGGGCCGTCGCCGCACCGTGCGCAGGCCCAAGTGCGTCCGGTACGGGGTTCCACGCAGGGCGCGCCGAGAGCACGCATTCGGCGCCGCGAGGCCGGCGCCCGTCTGACCATTCCCGTCCGCCTCGTGAAGCCATGCACGGGACGTCATGCACGCACTCTCGCCACCTGACGTCGCGAGGCCGACCTCCGGGGCGATCACGCCGCGAGGCCGCGCTCCGGGCGACGATGGAAATCGTCGGACATGCCCTGGCCCGCTGACTCCGAGCGCCCGGTCGGGCATGCTGCTGGGGTGGGCAGTATGGACGACGCTTCGGTGGCACGGTTCTACGATCAGTTCGCGGCCGACTACCACCTCATCTTCGCCGACTGGGACGCGAGCATGGCCCGGCAGGGCGAAGCCCTGGACGCGATGGTTGGCGCGCGGCTCGGTGCCGGGACCGCGGCGGTGCTGGACTGCTCCTGCGGGATCGGCACCCAGGCGATCGCGCTCGCCCTGCGCGGTCACCGGGTCACGGGTTCCGACCTCAGCCGGGTCGCGGTCGGCCGTGCGGCGCGTGAGGCGGCGCTCCGAGGGCTCCAACTGCCCACGGCGGCAGCCGACATGCGGCACCTGCCCTTCGCCGACGCCGTATTCGACGTCGTCGTCTGTGCCGACAACGCCCTGCCCCACCTGCTCGCCGAGGAGGACGTACGCACGGCGCTCGCCGAGATGCGCCGCGTCCTCCGCGAGGGCGGACTGCTGATCCTCAGTACCCGCCCGTACGACGAGATCCTGCGGTCCCGGCCCGTCTCGACCCCTCCGCAGCTCGCGCGGACGCCGGACGGCCGAGCCGTCACCTTCCAGCTCTGGGACTGGCACAAGGACGGCGAACGCTACGACCTGGAGCTCTTCCAGCTCCTTCCGGACGGCGACGACTGGCGCGTCAAGGTGCGGCGCACCACCTACTGGGCCCTGACCCGAGACCGGTTGACCGGCTTCGTCACCGAGGCGGGCTTCACCGGACCCGAGTGGGCGGCACCGGAAGCCAGCGGCTTCTTCCAGCCGGTCCTCACCGCGCGCAAGTCATGAGTACCGGGTCGCGCTCCCGCCGAGCGTGAGGGGGGGGCGCCCGGCACAATGCCGGACGCCCCCCTTCACGTAGAACCCGTAGAACCGACTACGACGCGGCCGCGTCCGCAGCCTGTGCCTTCAGCGCCCGCTCGACACCCGAGCGGGATTCCGAAATCAGCCGCCGCAGGGCCGCGTTGGGCTCGGCGGAGGCCAGCCACGCGTCCGTCTTGGCGAGGGTCTCCTCGGAGACCTGGATCGACGGGTAGAGGCCGATCGCGATCTGCTGGGCGATCTCGTGCGAGCGGGAGTCCCAGATGTCCTTCACCACGGCGAAGAACTTGTCCGTGTAGGAGGCGAGCAGCTCGCGCTGGCCGGTCTGCACGAAACCGCCGATCACCGCTTCCTGGACGGCGTTCGGGAGCTTGTCGGACTCGACGACCTGGGCCCAGGCCTCCGCCTTCGCCTCCTCGGTGGGACGCGCGGCACGGGCCGTGGCCGCGTGACGCTCACCCGCCGCCGTCTTGTCCCGCTCGTACTCGGCGGTGATCTCCGCCTCGTCGTAGCGGCCGACCGCTGCCAGCTGCTCCACGAACGACCAGCGCAGCTCGGTGTCGACGGCCAGGCCCTCGATGGTCTCCCGGCCTTCGAGCAGCCCCTCCAGGAGGTCCAGCTGCTCCGGCGTACGGGCCGTCGCCGCGAAGGCGCGCGCCCAGGCCAGCTGGTGGTCGCTGCCCGGCTCGGCCGCCCGCAGGTGGGCCAGCGTGGCGTCGGTCCAGCGGGTCAGCAGGGTCTCGCGGGCGTTCGGGTCGGCGTACAGCTCGATCGCCAGCTTCACCTGGCGGTGCAGCGACTGCACGACACCGATGTCCGACTCCTTGCCGATGCCCGACAGGACGAGGGACAGGTAGTCGCGGGTCGCGAGCTCCGCGTCGCGCGTCATGTCCCAGGCCGAGGCCCAGCACAGGGCACGGGGGAGGGAGGACTCGAAGTCACCCAGGTGCTCGGTGACGAAGGCGAGAGAGTCCTCGTCGAGGCGGACCTTCGCGTACGACAGGTCGTCGTCGTTGAGCAGGAAGACGTCCGGGCGGCGCTTGCCGACCAGCTCCGGTACGGCCGTCAGATCGCCGTCGACGTCCAGCTCCACGCGCTCGTCGCGCAGCAGCTTGCCGCTGGTCTCGTCCAGGCTGTAGAGGCCGACGGCGATACGGTGCGGGCGGAGCGTCGGCTCGCCCTTGGCGCCGGCAGGCAGCGCCGGGGCCTCCTGGCGGATCGCGAACGAGGTGATGACACCGTTCGCGTCCGTCTCGATCTCCGGGCGCAGGATGTTGATGCCCGCGGTCTGCAGCCACTTCTGCGACCAGGTCTTCAGGTCACGCCCGCTGGTCTCCTCCAGCTTGCCCAGCAGATCGCTGAGCCGCGTGTTGCCGTACGCGTGCGCCTTGAAGTACGCCTGCACACCGCTGAAGAACTCGTCCATGCCGACGTACGCGACGAGCTGCTTGAGCACGCTCGCGCCCTTGGCGTAGGTGATCCCGTCGAAGTTGACGAGCACATCGTCCAGGTCGCGGATCTCCGCCATGATCGGGTGCGTCGACGGGAGCTGGTCCTGCCGGTACGCCCACGTCTTCATGGAGTTGGCGAAGGTCGTCCAGGAGTGCGGCCAGCGCGAGTCGGGGGAGTACGCCTGGCAGGCGATGGAGGTGTAGGTGGCGAACGACTCGTTCAGCCACAGGTCGTTCCACCACTCCATGGTCACGAGGTCGCCGAACCACATGTGCGCCAGCTCGTGCAGGATCGTCTCCGCACGCACCTCGTACGCGGCGTCCGTCACCTTGGACCGGAACACGTACTGGTCCCGGATCGTCACCGCGCCCGCGTTCTCCATCGCGCCCGCGTTGAACTCCGGCACGAAGAGCTGGTCGTACTTCTTGAACGGGTACGCGTAGGCGAACTTCTCCTGGAACCAGTCGAAGCCCTGCCGGGTGACCTCGAAGATCGCGTCCGAGTCGAGGAACTCGGCCAGCGAGGGACGGCAGTAGATACCGAGCGGGACCGACTGCCCGTCCTTCTCGTACACGCTGTGCACGCTGTGGTACGGGCCGACGATCAAGGCCGTGATGTACGTCGAGATCCGCGGCGTCGGCTCGAAG harbors:
- a CDS encoding EamA family transporter is translated as MTATRPALPALLVAVTALAPISWGSTYAVTTEFLPADRPLFTGLMRALPAGLLLLALARVLPRGVWWGKAAVLGALNIGAFFPLLFLSAYRLPGGMAAVVGSIGPLFVAGLSALLLGDRPTLRTLLTGIAAALGVSLVVLQSAGALDLVGVLAALASTASMSTGTVLTKRWGRPDGVGPLALTAWQLTAGGLLIAPVALFVEGAPPALDGRAVGGYLYLALANTAVAYWLWFRGIGRLSATQVTFLGPLSPLTAAVIGWAALGQALTPVQLAGMAVAFGATVFGQLRPRTPRTPSAGVGPFSSPERNARKDSMDVTGPALRR
- a CDS encoding LysR substrate-binding domain-containing protein — translated: MAEYDSSDRDDTSDRDDSYDRRDRYDRYDRWDIKKLRILRALREYGTVTATAEALVLTPSAVSQQLTNLAKQLGVPLLEASGRRVRLTGAAELVLRHAEAVFEQLERADAELAAYVQGEVGEVRVGAFSTAVPALVVPAVRALGEAHPGITVQVREAEAAQAYELLGAGSVDLALSLAAQAPSAADPRFTRVPLLADPLDLALPRAHPLASAPAVRLADFAAEPWIFGGSGPWSEITRAACEAAGFSPHQGHSAAGWTAILAMVEAGMGVALVPRMASVRRDGVVMRELAADRPHRHVVAAVRRGAEDAPAVGHVLDALRDAAARLAPV
- a CDS encoding DMT family transporter, yielding MDRTRTHSPSGSTARNGTAGLALAVVATVVWSGSFVAARALHDSVPPVQQAFWRWVIALVAVAPFAAREAWRQRALLRRHLRFVLLAALLGVTVYNTLVNQAGVSTSAGNMGMIMAASPVLMAVYERVGGVRLGARRVVGMLIACVGVVLLVGKGSLSIADFTTGDLWMIAAATCFASYSALLRRRPAELTGLTFLFATFALGTAMLLPAYAMSVSAEGTFAPTRATVGPLLYVGVASSAVAFFAWNKAISLIGAARAGAVYYLQPVCVAALSYAVLGERTTMTQLLCMALILGGVVLGAARGTR
- the pepN gene encoding aminopeptidase N — encoded protein: MPGTNLTREEAQQRAQLLTVDSYEIDLDLSGAQEGGTYRSVTTVRFDVDENGAESFIDLVAPAVHEVTLNGDPLDVDAVFKDSRIALPGLLEGRNVLRVVADAAYTNTGEGLHRFVDPVDQQAYLYTQFEVPDARRVFASFEQPDLKATFQFTVKAPSGWTVISNSPTPEPKDDIWVFEPTPRISTYITALIVGPYHSVHSVYEKDGQSVPLGIYCRPSLAEFLDSDAIFEVTRQGFDWFQEKFAYAYPFKKYDQLFVPEFNAGAMENAGAVTIRDQYVFRSKVTDAAYEVRAETILHELAHMWFGDLVTMEWWNDLWLNESFATYTSIACQAYSPDSRWPHSWTTFANSMKTWAYRQDQLPSTHPIMAEIRDLDDVLVNFDGITYAKGASVLKQLVAYVGMDEFFSGVQAYFKAHAYGNTRLSDLLGKLEETSGRDLKTWSQKWLQTAGINILRPEIETDANGVITSFAIRQEAPALPAGAKGEPTLRPHRIAVGLYSLDETSGKLLRDERVELDVDGDLTAVPELVGKRRPDVFLLNDDDLSYAKVRLDEDSLAFVTEHLGDFESSLPRALCWASAWDMTRDAELATRDYLSLVLSGIGKESDIGVVQSLHRQVKLAIELYADPNARETLLTRWTDATLAHLRAAEPGSDHQLAWARAFAATARTPEQLDLLEGLLEGRETIEGLAVDTELRWSFVEQLAAVGRYDEAEITAEYERDKTAAGERHAATARAARPTEEAKAEAWAQVVESDKLPNAVQEAVIGGFVQTGQRELLASYTDKFFAVVKDIWDSRSHEIAQQIAIGLYPSIQVSEETLAKTDAWLASAEPNAALRRLISESRSGVERALKAQAADAAAS
- a CDS encoding class I SAM-dependent methyltransferase yields the protein MDDASVARFYDQFAADYHLIFADWDASMARQGEALDAMVGARLGAGTAAVLDCSCGIGTQAIALALRGHRVTGSDLSRVAVGRAAREAALRGLQLPTAAADMRHLPFADAVFDVVVCADNALPHLLAEEDVRTALAEMRRVLREGGLLILSTRPYDEILRSRPVSTPPQLARTPDGRAVTFQLWDWHKDGERYDLELFQLLPDGDDWRVKVRRTTYWALTRDRLTGFVTEAGFTGPEWAAPEASGFFQPVLTARKS